In the Oryza glaberrima chromosome 6, OglaRS2, whole genome shotgun sequence genome, one interval contains:
- the LOC127776181 gene encoding fanconi-associated nuclease 1 homolog, with product MLTGRESLVRLIGRRHRSPLPAALALAVLPSRSLQDDAADAERDAAMGSSSSGGGDAAVAAGSVACPVCGESIRGTDYCVNTHLDICLTRGTKRKLTQSTLLDFSFSKKDTADPALNNLNDSDEAEHMEPTNGNVSSDGAFLSLNNDKVNLKGSANASSPGCLHGSPDISETCDTCLPPDALLPYMENTANSGVVKKCLSHMPSTDSTSSTIGLLSVTDSSDSVVVDTVIVGRRFHDNIELQEGASIALLRDPQNAKDPDAIKVLYAGSECEQMLGYLPRELAKVLAPLLDRHYIECEGCVVGVPEQQLDHVPIQLKCQKYTDENETYDDLKHPQFLWGNFIGAVGNGNLLQPSSTRYQANFRLMITDVMANHSHLFSDKEKSFLDSFQLLSDDGQRLFVRIYTRKGPWFRMSSISYREISDLGQAAMELKLAGYIDMISCMDDLSNYDFKEVIDVLSVLEMKEILKELQKNNVSCTRRHELLSTLLSLYHNGTCTILPKRILKWTGTCIRTSDVADELMWRVQRLFFLNGDQDLSSFLLVDLGLVRFPVYACTISHRVFQERSDLLQYKEAIQVAQVMDQSLDNSNMEMVTRCIELSENRLSTAPKEENATRAESPPSFFSRFSASSVYSKILTLGVSVYERDRRYTDAIRVLKRLLSTVASDRKRGYWALRLSVDLEHMNCSNESLSIAEAGVIDPWVRAGSKIALQRRVVRLSKPPRRWKVPSYANAVTKNIKEVNIEGRPLNCETGAKNVFYGYDGELCGVEQLALQYYADEGGGWRGTHSEGGIWMTIFGLLMWDVIFSDVPDVFQTKFQTAPLDLETDEFYRSRKDLIESQLKKIQDGIAEEILISSWELHQGTSCRGVNWDRHSLTDLRAAVVCTGGHRLASLLRHLALDYRSWSSGMPDLLLWRFLDERGGGEAKLVEVKGPRDQLSEQQRAWILVLMDFGFDVEVCKVSPVSKRR from the exons aTGCTGACCGGGCGGGAGAGCCTTGTCCGCCTCATCGGGCGGCGCCACCGctcccctctccccgccgccctcgccctcgccgtgcTCCCCTCCCGCTCCCTTCAG GATGATGCGGCCGATGCGGAGAGGGATGCTGCGATGGGTAGTTCTTCGTCGGGAGGGGGCGACGCGGCCGTCGCGGCGGGGTCGGTGGCGTGCCCCGTCTGCGGCGAGTCCATCCGCGGCACGGATTACTGCGTCAACACACACCTCG ATATATGCCTTACAAGAGGAACAAAACGGAAGTTAACTCAGAGCACCCTTCTTGATTTCAGTTTCAGTAAAAAAGACACAGCTGATCCTGCTCTGAACAATTTGAATGATAGTGACGAGGCAGAACATATGGAACCGACCAATGGAAATGTATCTAGCGATGGAGCTTTCTTATCGTTGAATAATGACAAGGTCAATTTAAAGGGAAGTGCTAATGCTTCATCACCTGGTTGCCTGCACGGCTCTCCTGACATCTCGGAGACATGTGATACCTGTCTACCACCCGATGCATTATTACCATATATGGAAAATACTGCAAACAGTGGTGTAGTCAAGAAGTGCTTGTCCCACATGCCTTCAACTGATTCAACTTCGAGTACTATTGGTTTGCTTTCAGTGACAGATTCTAGCGATTCAGTAGTAGTTGACACTGTCATAGTGGGCAGGAGGTTCCATGACAACATAGAATTGCAAGAAGGTGCGAGCATTGCTCTTCTCCGAGATCCTCAGAATGCAAAGGACCCTGACGCTATCAAG GTGCTTTATGCAGGCTCTGAATGTGAACAGATGCTTGGATACTTACCTCGAGAGCTGGCTAAAGTTTTGGCTCCTCTACTGGACAGACACTATATTGAATGCGAG GGATGTGTGGTTGGCGTGCCTGAACAACAACTTGATCATGTTCCCATCCAGCTTAAGTGTCAGAAATATACAGATGAAAATGAGACATATGATGATCTGAAGCATCCACAGTTCTTATGGGGAAATTTCATAGGTGCTGTTGGAAATGGAAATTTGCTGCAACCTAGCAGTACGAGATACCAGGCAAATTTTAGATTGATGATAACAGATGTGATGGCAAACCATTCACACCTTTTTAGTGACAAGGAAAAGTCATTTTTAG ATTCTTTTCAGTTGTTATCAGATGATGGACAAAGGCTCTTTGTTAGGATCTACACTCGAAAAG GGCCATGGTTTCGAATGAGCAGCATCTCATATCGTGAGATATCAGATCTGGGGCAGGCAGCCATGGAACTTAAGT TGGCAGGTTATATTGACATGATATCCTGCATGGATGATCTATCTAACTATGATTTCAAGGAGGTTATTGATGTGCTAAGTGTTCTTGAAATGAAAGAAATTCTAAAAGAGCTccaaaag AATAACGTCAGCTGCACACGCCGACATGAGCTTCTTAGCACCCTTCTGTCTTTATATCATAATGGAACCTG CACAATTCTACCAAAGCGAATTCTGAAATGGACAGGAACATGCATAAGAACTTCAGATGTGGCTGATGAACTTATGTGGCGTGTCCAG AGGCTCTTTTTTCTAAATGGTGATCAAGATCTCTCATCCTTTCTGTTAGTGGATCTTGGTCTGGTGAGGTTTCCAGTCTATGCCTGCACCATTTCTCACCGTGTTTTTCAGGAAAGAAGTGATCTACTTCAGTACAAAGAG GCTATTCAAGTGGCACAGGTAATGGATCAATCTCTTGATAATAGTAACATGGAAATGGTGACAAGATGCATTGAGTTATCTGAGAATCGACTAAGCACAGCACCAAAAGAAGAAAATGCAACTAGGGCTGAATCTCCCCCATCATTCTTCTCACGTTTTTCAGCTTCCTCGGTCTATTCGAAGATACTTACGCTAGGTGTATCTGTTTATGAACGAGACCGTAG GTATACTGATGCAATAAGAGTTCTAAAGAGACTACTCAGTACTGTTGCTTCAGATAGAAAGCGAGGATATTGGGCTTTGAGACTATCTGTTGATTTGGAGCACATGAATTGTTCCAATGAGAGCCTGTCAATAGCTGAAGCAGGGGTAATTGATCCATGGGTCCGTGCTGGTTCAAAGATTGCACTGCAAAGGAGAGTTGTGCGTTTAAGCAAACCTCCACGGCGCTGGAAAGTTCCCAGTTATGCCAATGCCGTTACGAAAAATATAAAAGAG GTAAATATAGAAGGAAGACCGTTAAATTGTGAAACAGGTGCAAAGAATGTATTTTACGGATACGATGGTGAGCTTTGTGGGGTAGAGCAATTGGCTTTACAATATTACGCAGATGAAGGAGGGGGTTGGCGAGGTACCCATTCAGAAGGTGGcatttggatgactatctttggCCTTCTAATGTGGGATGTAATATTTTCAGATGTACCAGATGTTTTCCAGACTAAATTTCAG ACAGCCCCTCTGGACCTGGAAACTGATGAATTCTACAGATCAAGAAAGGACCTTATAGAGTCCCAGCTGAAAAAGATTCAAGATGGCATTGCTGAAGAGATTCTTATCAGCTCCTGGGAGCTACACCAGGGGACATCCTGCAGGGGTGTTAACTGGGACCGGCATTCCTTGACAGATCTACGTGCTGCCGTCGTATGCACCGGTGGCCATCGCTTGGCATCTCTGCTCCGGCATCTAGCCCTCGATTACAGAAGCTGGTCCAGTGGAATGCCTGATCTGCTGCTATGGCGTTTCCTTGATGAAAGAGGAGGCGGTGAAGCTAAACTTGTGGAGGTCAAAGGGCCAAGGGACCAGCTGTCTGAGCAACAGCGTGCCTGGATACTTGTTCTCATGGACTTTGGTTTTGATGTGGAAGTTTGCAAGGTAAGCCCAGTTTCTAAGAGGAGATAG
- the LOC127777976 gene encoding uncharacterized WD repeat-containing protein C2A9.03-like — MAAAVRDGAAAVGYMAEDDPDGAASEDGDMDVEVGGEESQARDGDRRDGGDGDDEYALLTRITDTSAAEARAGKDIQGIPWERLQITRSDYRKARLVQYKNYENFPQSGELMDKICKQVDKISKYYEFHYNTRLVKPSILHFQLRNLLWATSKHDVYFMSNSTVGHWSSLSHNLSEVLDFSGHVAPAQKHPGSLLEGFSGVQVSTLSVNEGLLVAGGFQGELICKVVGDRDVKFCTRTTLSDNAITNAIDIHRSASGSLRVTVSNNDCGVREFDMETFQLLNHFSYNWPVNHTSVSPDRKLLAVVGDDRDALLVDSRNGKVTSTLVGHLDFSFASAWHPDGRTFTTGNQDKTCRVWDIRNLSTSLSVLRGNIGAIRCIRYSSDGQFMLFSEPADFVHVYSAAADYKKRQEIDFFGEISGISLSPDDESLFVGVCDRVYASLLHYRMVHSFGYLDSFM, encoded by the exons atggcggcggccgtgcgggacggggcggcggcggtggggtaCATGGCGGAGGATGACCCTGACGGGGCGGCGTCGGAAGACGGCGATATGGACGtggaggtgggcggcgaggaGTCGCAGGCGCGCGACGGCGACAGgagggacggcggcgacggcgacgacgagtacGCGCTG ctCACTAGGATAACTGATACATCAGCAGCTGAAGCAAGAGCAGGAAAGGATATACAAGGTATACCATGGGAGAGGTTACAAATAACCAGGAGTGATTACAGAAAAGCTAGGTTGGTACAGTACAAAAACTACGAAAACTTCCCTCAATCAGGAGAGCTCATGGATAAG ATATGCAAGCAAGTGGATAAGATCAGCAAGTATTATGAATTTCACTACAACACTAGATTAGTGAAGCCATCAATCCTCCACTTTCAG CTTAGGAATTTGTTATGGGCAACGTCGAAGCATGATGTCTACTTCATGTCAAATTCCACAGTAGGCCACTGGTCATCATTGTCTCACAATCTATCAGAGGTTCTTGATTTCTCCGGGCATGTTGCTCCTGCGCAg AAACACCCTGGCAGTTTACTGGAAGGGTTTAGTGGGGTTCAAGTTAGCACACTTTCAGTGAATGAGGGTTTATTGGTTGCTGGTGGTTTTCAGGGAGAACTAATTTGCAAG GTTGTGGGAGACCGTGATGTTAAGTTCTGCACAAGGACAACTTTAAGCGACAATGCTATCACAAATGCGATAGATATACACAGATCTGCAAG TGGAAGCTTGCGTGTTACCGTGTCCAACAATGATTGTGGTGTTCGTGAATTTGACATGGAAACATTTCAGCTCTTGAACCACTTCAGTTATAACTGGCCAGTAAAT CACACATCTGTGAGCCCTGATAGGAAACTTCTGGCAGTAGTTGGAGATGATCGGGATGCTCTTCTTGTTGATTCAAGAAATGGAAAG GTAACCTCTACCCTAGTTGGCCATCTGGACTTTTCGTTTGCTTCGGCATGGCACCCTGATGGCCGCACCTTCACAACCGGTAACCAAGACAAGACCTGCCGCGTCTGGGACATACGGAACCTGTCAACCTCCCTCTCAGTCCTTAGGGGCAACATCGGCGCTATCCGTTGCATCCGCTACTCCTCAGATGGTCAGTTCATGCTCTTCTCGGAGCCGGCCGACTTCGTGCACGTCTACAGCGCCGCTGCGGACTACAAGAAGAGGCAGGAGATAGATTTCTTCGGCGAGATCTCCGGCATCTCGCTTAGCCCAGACGACGAGTCACTGTTCGTCGGTGTGTGCGACCGTGTGTACGCCAGCTTGCTGCACTACAGAATGGTCCACTCCTTTGGATACCTCGACTCGTTCATGTAG
- the LOC127777975 gene encoding pentatricopeptide repeat-containing protein At5g48730, chloroplastic-like, producing MATAPVASPFPALPSSSSITIAASTAARRCHDALLPPPAAAGREPARAMGSSSSLAGAAGERRRRRGEEDGGEVEAEAERRRKEEVNRKIASRKALSVILRREATKAVLDKRKPGKGTRRLLPRTVLEALHERITALRWDSALKVFDLMRDQVWYRPYVGIYVKLITMLGKCKQPERAHELFQAMVDEGCAPNLESYTALVSAYSRSGRFDRAFSLLEQMKATPGCRPDVQTYSILIKSCLHAYDFERVKYLMEDMARAGIRPNVVTYNTLIDAYGKAGRFAEMESTLLEMLTENCKPDVWTMNSTLRAFGGSGQIETMESCYEKFQASGISPNIKTYNILLDSYGKAKMYEKMGAVMEYMQKYYYSWTIVTYNVVIDAFGRAGDLEQMEYIFRLMKSERIKPNCVTLCSLVRAYGRAGDVKKIKTVLRIVENSDITLDIVFFNCLVDAFGRVGCLAEMWDVLDIMKLQRCKPDKVTCTTMIKWFLIKGIDDHRVQYLRDLKDGRSKDNI from the exons ATGGCCACCGCGCCGGTGGCCTCCCCGTTCCCGgcgctcccctcctcctcctccatcaccatcgcggcctccaccgccgcgcgccggtGCCACGACGCGCTGCTcccaccgccagccgccgcggGGCGCGAGCCGGCTCGCGCCATgggatcctcctcctccttggctggcgccgcgggggagaggaggaggcggcgaggcgaggaggatggcggcgaggtcgaggccgaggcggagcggcggcggaaggaggaAGTGAACCGTAAGATCGCGTCCCGGAAGGCGCTCTCCGTCATCCTCCGCCGCGAGGCCACCAAGGCCGTCCTCGACAAGCGCAAGCCCGGCAAGGgcacccgccgcctcctcccccgcacCGTCCTCGAGGCCCTCCACGAGCGCATCACCGCCCTCCGCTGGGACTCCGCCCTCAAG GTGTTCGATCTAATGCGCGACCAGGTGTGGTACAGGCCGTACGTCGGGATATACGTCAAGCTGATCACCATGCTGGGCAAGTGCAAGCAGCCGGAGAGGGCGCACGAGCTGTTCCAGGCCATGGTGGACGAAGGCTGCGCTCCCAACCTCGAGTCCTACACGGCCCTCGTCTCCGCGTACAGCAGGAGTGGCCGCTTCGACAGGGCCTTCTCCTTGCTCGAGCAGATGAAGGCCACCCCTGGTTGCCGACCTGATGTGCAGACCTACTCCATTCTCATCAAGTCATGCTTGCACGCCTATGATTTTGAGCGGGTCAAGTATTTGATGGAAGATATGGCGCGGGCGGGTATCCGTCCCAATGTCGTGACTTATAACACATTAATTGATGCCTATGGGAAAGCAGGAAG GTTTGCTGAGATGGAATCAACTCTTCTGGAGATGCTGACTGAAAATTGCAAGCCTGATGTATGGACAATGAATTCTACTCTCAGAGCTTTCGGTGGCAGTGGTCAAATTGAAACTATGGAAAGCTGTTATGAGAAGTTCCAGGCCTCCGGTATCTCCCCAAACATTAAGACTTACAATATTTTACTTGATTCCTATGGTAAAGCTAAAATGTATGAGAAGATGGGAGCTGTGATGGAATACATGCAGAAGTATTACTATTCTTGGACAATAGTCACATACAATGTAGTTATTGATGCATTTGGAAGGGCTGGGGACCTTGAACAGATggaatatatttttagattgaTGAAATCTGAGCGTATAAAGCCCAACTGTGTTACACTCTGCTCGTTGGTTCGAGCATATGGAAGGGCTGGGGATGTTAAGAAAATAAAGACAGTGTTGAGAATCGTTGAGAATTCTGACATAACGTTGGATATTGTGTTCTTCAACTGTTTGGTGGACGCGTTTGGGAGGGTGGGGTGCTTGGCGGAGATGTGGGATGTTCTTGATATAATGAAATTACAACGATGCAAACCAGACAAGGTAACCTGCACTACCATGATTAAATGGTTTCTCATCAAAGGAATTGATGATCATCGTGTTCAGTACCTACGGGACTTAAAAGACGGGCGATCTAAAGATAACATATAG
- the LOC127776182 gene encoding ALBINO3-like protein 2, chloroplastic, which translates to MALPLRLLGRLAGGGGGGGRRLPRPLAVLHHHHLSASDPSPTTRAPLLPSPPRLPPLLVPFAAVPARSFSWYPRSPPPAGPAAAEKAPEEDVHAEGEGAYLHDAGGADFGEVVATSAASADAAGVAAAGDGGSASGFAVSSLIDILDGFHNLTGIPWWITISLSTVAMRLLILPVLITQIKKAAKIGKLLPELPPPFPPPLSGRSFRDQFSLYQKKRRELGCPSFLWNWAYFSIQFPCFILWMSTIRTMCLSNHPGLDNGGILWFHNLTEFPHGSSGLVFPTLVAGLHYLNIQIAFHGTHTKHYPGIFGVLAKYYRVYLEILTIPLFLIGYVIPQGSLVYWTTNGLITVAQQLSLKNDAVKKVLGLPDTRAHQKFPRVGHKMMQERPLEDAHMHTNLTSTNNETANHIMEGKASASSSPEELLEQALQHLETGNQDQAIPLIRTAIEKDSSLYVALIGMGQTLFSNRLFPEATVCFEHAIPKIEEQDPLLVLACYGAGLSRMRQGDSKMAIENLQRLAELKEPEKPINKKCYYQGLVALGSILINEGRKSEAVKFVQRAVAYDPNCEIYLKECDDTTEDKPKSAEH; encoded by the exons ATGGCGCTTCCGCTTCGCCTCctcggccgcctcgccggcggcggcggcggcggcggtcggcgcctCCCGCGGCCGCTGGCcgtgctccaccaccaccacctctccgCCTCGGATCCAAGCCCCACCACCCGCGCGCCGCTGCTCCCGTCACCCCCTCGCTTGCCGCCGCTGCTAGTCCCTTTCGCTGCCGTCCCCGCGCGAAGCTTCTCCTGGTacccccgctcgccgccgccggccggccccgccgcggcggagaaggcTCCCGAGGAGGACGTGCACGCCGAGGGGGAAGGCGCGTACCTGCACGACGCGGGTGGTGCTGATTTCGGGGAAGTGGTCGCCAccagcgcggcgtcggcggatgCAGCCGGAGTAGCCGCCGCAGGAGATGGCGGAAGCGCGTCGGGGTTCGCTGTCAGCTCGCTGATTGACATCCTCGACGGATTTCATAACCTCACCGGGATCCCATG GTGGATAACAATTTCTCTGTCAACTGTGGCCATGAGACTGTTGATACTTCCAGTACTTATAACACAAATTAAGAAGGCTGCTAAAATTGGCAAACTATTACCAGAAT TGCCTCCTCCATTCCCACCTCCTCTATCAGGAAGGAGCTTTCGTGACCAGTTCTCTCTCTATCAGAAGAAAAGGCGAGAACTTGGTTGCCCTTCCTTTCTTTGGAACTGGGCCTACTTTTCAATCCAG TTCCCGTGCTTTATACTGTGGATGTCAACAATAAGGACTATGTGTTTGAGCAATCACCCTGGACTAGATAAT GGTGGTATTCTGTGGTTTCATAACTTGACCGAGTTTCCACATGGTTCTTCGGGCCTTGTTTTTCCTACCCTAGTTGCAGGTCTCCATTACTTAAATATTCAG ATTGCCTTTCATGGAACCCATACCAAGCATTATCCAGGTATTTTTGGCGTACTGGCAAAG TACTACAGGGTATACCTTGAAATCCTGACTATCCCTTTGTTTCTTATTGGGTATGTGATTCCTCAG GGTAGCCTGGTCTACTGGACTACAAATGGTTTAATTACTGTAGCTCAG CAATTGTCCCTCAAAAATGACGCTGTCAAGAAGGTGTTGGGATTGCCTGATACTAGAGCTCACCAGAAGTTTCCTCGTGTGGGTCATAAGATGATGCAG GAACGGCCTCTTGAAGATGCTCACATGCACACTAATTTGACATCAACAAATAATGAAACCGCCAATCACATTATGGAAGGAAAAGCATCTGCGTCCAGTTCACCTGAGGAACTACTTGAA CAAGCATTACAACATTTGGAAACTGGAAACCAGGATCAAGCTATTCCACTGATCAG AACAGCAATAGAGAAAGACTCTAGTCTTTATGTAGCACTGATTGGTATGGGACAGACATTGTTCTCAAACAGGTTGTTTCCTGAAGCCACAGTGTGTTTTGAACATGCTATACCAAAG ATTGAAGAGCAGGATCCACTTCTTGTGCTTGCATGCTACGGTGCAGGGCTTTCACGTATGCGGCAG GGTGATAGCAAAATGGCGATCGAAAACCTCCAAAGATTAGCAGAGCTCAAGGAACCAGAAAAACCCATTAACAAAAAATGCTATTACCAAGGATTGGTTGCTCTAGGAAG TATACTAATTAATGAGGGACGGAAATCTGAGGCTGTCAAATTCGTGCAACGAGCGGTTGCTTATGATCCAAATTGTGAGATATATCTGAAAGAATGTGATGACACAACAGAAGATAAGCCGAAATCTGCAGAACACTGA
- the LOC127776183 gene encoding uncharacterized protein LOC127776183 has product MVVASGGGRNAWAKEMTIRRRITSIFNKTREHFPSLKDYNDYLEEVEDMTFNLIEGIDVEVIEAKIARYQQENAEQIYLSRAKRAEDLAAALKASRMNPGKAGANDTAAGSSQGISSGAGVQEGQYAPAAVPGGLAQPRPTGMAPQPIGGSSVPLQGDDEETMRLRAERGARAGGWSIEMCKRRALQEAFSTIFV; this is encoded by the exons ATGGTGGTGGCATCCGGCGGAGGGCGGAACGCGTGGGCGAAGGAGATGACCATCCGCCGCAGGATTACCAGCAT ATTCAACAAGACGCGGGAGCATTTTCCGTCCCTGAAAGATTACAACGACTATCTTGAGGAAGTCGAGGATATGA CTTTCAACCTGATCGAGGGGATAGATGTCGAGGTGATTGAAGCTAAAATTGCCAGATATCAACAGGAAAATGCTGAACAGATATATTTGTCCCGGGCTAAAAGG GCCGAAGATCTTGCTGCCGCACTTAAAGCAAGCAGAATGAACCCTGGCAAGGCTGGTGCCAATGACACG GCTGCTGGAAGCTCTCAGGGCATTAGTAGTGGCGCGGGAGTTCAGGAAGGCCAGTATGCGCCTGCTGCTGTTCCCGGTGGGCTAGCTCAGCCTCGGCCAACAGGGATGGCCCCTCAACCGATCGGCGGTTCATCGGTTCCTCTTCAAGGAGATGATGAGGAGACCATGAGGCTACGTGCGGAGAGAGGGGCTCGAGCTGGTGGATGGTCCATCGAAATGTGCAAGAGAAGAGCATTGCAGGAAGCGTTCAGTACCATATTCGTCTGA